The following is a genomic window from Bombus pyrosoma isolate SC7728 linkage group LG5, ASM1482585v1, whole genome shotgun sequence.
AGTGTTTATTCTCGTCAATTGGGACGATTAGAGGACTGTCGTTATGATGACAATTATCCATGcttttttttgttcttaaTTCTGTGTTCAATTCGGTAGAGTATCGTACAATATGTCCCTCGCACTTTGCGTTAATGTGTCGGGAAATTTGATGTCGAATGAGACCAGGAGATCACCTTTCCTTGATGGTTCCTTTGGGAATGGTAGGCCATGACCCTGAATCCTCCTAACCATATTgggttttacaatttctctTGTCAAATTTAAGTTGATTTTTTCGCCAGTAAGCGTAGGAACTTCAATGATAGTACCGCATAAAGCTTGTTTCAGACTTAGTTTGCAAGTGTATCGTATATCACTTCCTTCCCTTCTAAAAAGAGGATGTGGTTTATCTCTGATGATGAAAACAATATCCGCTGGAACCTTCCCACGGCCTTGGTCACCTTCTTTTTGGAACGTTATCTTAGTGCCAGCTTTCCATCCAGGTTTTACATTAATTGTGAGAACCTTGTCTTCCTTTTTGGTAGAGCCATCCGGCTGAACAACTCGTTTGGagatcttcattttctttgtacAACCACGTAGAATCTCTTCTAAACTGATATACAGATCATGCTCGATAGCAGGGTCTTGAGCGCGATCTTTATTGCCTCCTCTACCAGAATTAGATCCCACAAAGTTGAAAGAATGTGACCTAAAAGCTCCACCTTGACCTTGACGTTGTGGTCCAACT
Proteins encoded in this region:
- the LOC122567661 gene encoding dnaJ protein homolog 1-like; this translates as MGKDYYKILGISKIASDDEIKKAYRKLALKYHPDKNRSAGAEEKFKEIAEAYEVLSDAKKREVYDKFGEEGLKGGAGTAGGGGGGTTYTFHGDPKATFAQFFGSASPFQTFFEFGGPIGNRVFTFHDDDMDIDDPLGLGVGPQRQGQGGAFRSHSFNFVGSNSGRGGNKDRAQDPAIEHDLYISLEEILRGCTKKMKISKRVVQPDGSTKKEDKVLTINVKPGWKAGTKITFQKEGDQGRGKVPADIVFIIRDKPHPLFRREGSDIRYTCKLSLKQALCGTIIEVPTLTGEKINLNLTREIVKPNMVRRIQGHGLPFPKEPSRKGDLLVSFDIKFPDTLTQSARDILYDTLPN